GTCCGTGCCGCCGAAGCCGGAGCCGATCTCGAAACCCTTGCTCGCCGGCAGGCTGAGCATCCCCTTCGCCAGGTCGGCTTCGAGGCGATCGAAGACCGGCTCGCCCCAGCCCGGCGGCACGCCGCGCACCGCGCAGGTGACGACGCCGCCCAGCGAGTTGCCGTCCTTGCGCGCCGCCTCGACCGCCGCGATCATACGCGCGGCCGTGGCCGGGTCGGGGCAGCGGATCGGCGTGCGCTCGACGTCGTCGCGCGTCACCGCTTCGACGTCGCACTCGACGCTGATCCGCGCGACCTTCGACACCCAGGCGACGATCTCCACGCCGGCCCCGCAGAGCAGCTTGCGCGCCACGGCGCCGGCAGCCACGCGGCCGGCAGTCTCGCGGGCGCTGGTGCGGCCGCCGCCGCGCCAGTCGCGGGCGCCGAACTTGGCGTCGTAGGTGTAATCGGCGTGGCTGGGACGGTACTTCTCCTGCACCTCGCGGTAGTCGCCGGGGCGCATGTCCTCGTTGCGGATCAGCAGGCTGATCGGCGTGCCCAGGGTCTGGCCATCGAACACGCCGCTCATAATCTGTACCGTGTCCGACTCTTTGCGCTGCGTGACGAGAGCGCTCTGGCCCGGGGCGCGGCGGTCCAGATCGGGCTGGATATCGGCCTCCGAGAGCGGCAGCAGCGGCGGGCAGCCGTCGATGATCGCGCCGATCGCCGCGCCGTGCGACTCGCCCCACGTCGTCACCCGGAACAGTTGGCCGAAGCTATTACCCACACCGCACTCCGTGCTCCAGTGCCTGCAGATCGTCCGCCTTCTGGCTCGCCGTCAACGCTTCTCTGTCACGGCGTGCGCCGTGCGCCTGCCCCCGCCACAACCGGCTCTGCCTCAGGCTCGCCGCCGGCGAGGATCGCGCCCAGCCCGTCCACCGCCTCGTAGAGAAAGCGCACGAAGCGCTCGCATTCCGGCGGGCGCTCGCCCGCGCCCGACTCGCTGACCCAGACGTGGCCGGTGATCGCGCCGGCCAGTCCTTCGACCTCGCGCAGCAAGCCGGCGCGGCGTTCGAGGATCGTGGCGCGGCGCGGCAGCAACGCGAAGCCAAGCCCGGCGGCGCAGGCGCCTTTCACCGCGTCGGCCGAGCTGAGAAAGCGCGTTTCCAGCCGCATGATGCCGCGCTCGGCCAGGCATTCGCGCAGCCGCTTCAGCGGGCCGTTGGCCTGGGCCATGTTGTAGACCACCGGCGTGCCGCTCAGCTCCTGCCGCGCCTCGCCGCCGGTATGCAGCGAGAAGGGCTCGTCCAGCCAGAAGCGTACGGAGACGCCCTCCGGCAGCTGAAACTGGTCGAGGCTGCCGGAGACGCCGACATCGGCCGCGCCCGTGGCCACGAGGTCGAGGATCTCGCTCGCCGGCGCCGTGATCAGCTCGACCAGGATGTCCGGCTCGCCCCGTGCGAAGTGCCGCACCAGCGGCGGCAGCAGGTACGAGCCCGTGACCGGCCCGGCGGCGATCACGATGCGCCGCGAGCGCAGCACATGCTGCGCGGCGTTGTCCAGCCGGTCGATCTCCGCCAGCGCCGCCTGGCAGGGGGAGAGCAGCGCCCGCCCCTCGGCCGTGAGGCGCACGCGCCGGCCGGAGCGCTCGAACAGGCGCAGGCCGAGCATCGCCTCCAGCCGCTTGATCTGCGCGTGCACGGCCGGCTCGGTGTAGTGCAGGCGTTCGGCCGCCTCCGCGTACGAGTTGCTGTCCGCCACGGTGACGAACGCCCGCAACTGGCGCACGGAGAGATCAACCAGTAACGATCCGTGAGTTCTCACGAACGGATTGTACATTGATACGCCACGA
This DNA window, taken from Dehalococcoidia bacterium, encodes the following:
- the aroC gene encoding chorismate synthase; the encoded protein is MGNSFGQLFRVTTWGESHGAAIGAIIDGCPPLLPLSEADIQPDLDRRAPGQSALVTQRKESDTVQIMSGVFDGQTLGTPISLLIRNEDMRPGDYREVQEKYRPSHADYTYDAKFGARDWRGGGRTSARETAGRVAAGAVARKLLCGAGVEIVAWVSKVARISVECDVEAVTRDDVERTPIRCPDPATAARMIAAVEAARKDGNSLGGVVTCAVRGVPPGWGEPVFDRLEADLAKGMLSLPASKGFEIGSGFGGTDLSGSEHNDAFYMEGGRVRTRTNRSGGVQGGISNGETVYFRVAFKPTATIMREQATVSRAHEETTIQGRGRHDPCVLPRAVPMVEAMAALVLADHMLRQQAIRGAG
- a CDS encoding LysR family transcriptional regulator, translating into MRTHGSLLVDLSVRQLRAFVTVADSNSYAEAAERLHYTEPAVHAQIKRLEAMLGLRLFERSGRRVRLTAEGRALLSPCQAALAEIDRLDNAAQHVLRSRRIVIAAGPVTGSYLLPPLVRHFARGEPDILVELITAPASEILDLVATGAADVGVSGSLDQFQLPEGVSVRFWLDEPFSLHTGGEARQELSGTPVVYNMAQANGPLKRLRECLAERGIMRLETRFLSSADAVKGACAAGLGFALLPRRATILERRAGLLREVEGLAGAITGHVWVSESGAGERPPECERFVRFLYEAVDGLGAILAGGEPEAEPVVAGAGARRTP